CCAAAGTATAttttgcatgttcttttatggccACATTTTTGGACCTTTAAACCCGCATCACACCTCGAAGAGGTTCCTAACAGCCGTAGCAAAATTACGCAACCATGGTGGAATGGAAGATTTGGAAACCATCACCATCAGCATTATTCCAGAGTACGTAACAAAACCCATAATAATGGTTTATTATATGATGCCAAGGCTAGCCCTTATTTAGTTAGTTTAATGCACTCAATTGTCAGTCTTTTCTAGTGCTGACCATGCAATTTTTGCTGGGCCTACAAACTCAAAAGGGTAGGGTAGTAACCAAACAGCATAAAAACATGTAGATTTATCTTGTACAGAGACAGGAccaaacataataaatatttcagaCAACCCTGAAAACCTTTAGACCCTAACTGCTGTTGGAGAATAATCTGGCTGACCCACTGAGGAAGACTTTGAAGCCTCCATAATCACTGGTGCCTCTTCCAAACAGCTATGAGTATCATCACTGATCATCTCAATTGTCATCTTTTCCACTTCTTCTTGGGTGTATATATGGATCTTGGACACCACATCGCAAAACTCACTGCAGCCATAAGGATACATGCAAATCTTTTTAGTGTCACCTAGAAAGTACATCACATAAAATGACACTGGATAGCTTACATAGTAAAGGGTACAAGAGATGTGAGGTTCTATCCTATCAGTACATGTTGAGACAGGTAGGAGATATAAGGTGAGTTGGATGGTTAAGAGAGAAGGGAAGGAGGAAAAATCACGGATTCGATCCCCTCtcttaacaaaactaacattctaACAATCAACATTtgccggaaaaaaaaaaacatgtttagaCAGGTGACAATCATTGATAACTGATTAAAAGGTATAGAAAAGCAGCATTCTTTAAGGTGTTGATTTGAGTCCAGAAAGAAGAAAACTTACTGCCATGGGTCATCCCCCACAACCATTATGTCATTCTCACTGTCAGTGTAGAGGATCTTCCATCCCTTATCAGGATCTTTTAGAAGGCCTTCCATGCTAAACAGTCTCTCTAGTTCACTCAGCAGATCATTGTAGCCACTCAGTCTTGAAAGATCAATAGCTCTTCCAACTAAGCTGCCTTGCTTGTGAACCTTCATTTAGTGTATGTTATATAGGTGGGTAAAacttgagagagaaaaaggcATATCATAACATAATTTTGTTGTTATCATCCCTCACCTTTGTGCAGCTCCTTTTAGCAGAGTTCTGCAAATTTTGGGTAGTAGTTTCCCCAGACAAAGAAAACCCGAATAGTTTGCAGGCATTTACCTTTCCCTGGACATTGTTGTCAATAGAAACCCCCATATTCCCAGCAGCAGAAATATTATTGCCCTGCAGCTTATGGTCATTTGGGAGATCTGATCTTCCAACTTCATTTACAATGATCCCTGCCTGAGTGGATGGCTTGTTAAATGGGACATTCTCTCTCTGGAAAGTGGTGGATTTCGAGCAAAACAAGCTAGCTTGACTGGCTTGGTGAATATCCCCGTAAGGAAACAATGAAAGTTGAAAGCTTGGTTTGGTTGCCTGGTGGAGGTTGAAAGTTGTGCAACTAAGATTGGGCATTCCCCAAGCACCAAGGTTCATATCAACCTTTCCTGTCAGGGATTTCAATGGACATATTTCTTGACCTTGCAAGACCCTCGGAAACCTGTTGGTTTCCACAAAGCCTGCATAACTGAAAGGGTGCACACTACTCAGCTCAGAAGAGGTAATCTTTCTTACTTCAGCTGATCCAAGATTTGGATGACTTTGAGAGCTCATCTCAAAACCTGGTGGCTTGGTTACTGTGTCACATCCGTAGTAGAGTGACCCAAAACCTGCATTTTCTTGACCTTGCAAGACCTTGGGTGATCTTACAGACTCCTCAAAGTCTATCAATCCTCTGCCTCGTGCTGCtatatgaaacaaaaaggatgATTAGGATATATTAAGTTAACATACACTCTTTACTTAAGTCTTGGATAAATTTCTTTATAAAcatttatagaaaaagaaaatgataaggtaaaatgaattgagcttctcccacaagctaaaatcaatttatgcacttaacttatatagaagctctctcagttaattttttcaaaaactaaggtgcataagttgattttgacTTGTGGGAGAAGTTCAATGTATTTTACAAGTATTTATGGAGAAGAGTCTTATTCTACTTTAGTGTTAGGACTCATACCAGTGATGAGGTGACTAGGTGAGGCAACCTGCAGACCTGTCCGCAGCTTCTTCAGTCTTGGGGAAGACTGAATGCTCAAGGGGGGCAGAGGAGCAGAAGGATCAATCTCCCATGGAGATACTCTGTCTTTATGATTAGTCTCAATATCCTCATCCCATCTGACCTGTTGCATGTCACAGCAGGCTTACATTAATGAAGAGATCATCATGTGGTCAGACTCAGTTCATAAATGAGCTTTGTAAGTGGTTTGCTAATGCAACCTTCatattaatttgatatgatGATATGTAAAACTATTTAGAGCGAGACACAAAAATATTACGAAGAAAAATTGGAGAAATGGAATTAGATTTCTGTGATATTCACAAAGAAAGTTGCTTCACAATAATTCAGTTTGGTGTTAAAAACACAATTTCTGTCCTTAAGCAATGCCAAACGTATAAATATGGTACAAGAGTACTGCATTAGTAACAAAGCAAAATTAAAGATGTACCATCAAGCACCTCCATTTTGATTTGGGCCATCTATAAGGATCCAAATCACTCGTTCCAATCAACATCCCACTACAACACCTGCAAGATAGGAAGATGGTATTATGACACAAgcaaaaagctttttgaaggAAGACATAGTAATGAAGATTTATAATTATGTTGTAGTCTACCTCCTCTCTTGAGATTCATCCATTTCAAATCTCATTTTGAATCTTGTTCCAATGCTCACtggattcttgatgcttttAACATACTTTTGGTAGGGAACAACAAAGTCTGCTTGACTTGCTCTGTattatatcaaattcaaacacgTTACAAATTTATTGCTTGTCTCATACCAATCAAGAGTTAGCAACCAAAGAAGGAAGAAATTACATCCATAGGAAATTAAAGATTATGGTAAAAGGTTTCATTTCTAAGAAGGCCTATCAGAGGATCAAAGCTAGTTTAGTAAGGTGCAAAGATATTGTAATTTGAGTTTCTAGAAAGGGCATGAGCCATTTCTGTCCAAATCAGAGTGTTCCCTATTCTTCCATCCAATCCACATCATTGGAGTGTTTGACAATCCATTCTTCAAAGTGTTTAATAGACACAGTGCTGCTACCTACACACTTACAGACATATCACCTCACATCTATATAGTTTTTACCATATGATTATGGCTGGTGTCCCACATGATTTTTTTGCATATTCACACTTCGGTTGTGCCACCATAGAAACCTAGTGGAGAGATCCAAACTCctaagaacatatttggtttaagaaaatgtttcctgttttttcacttttaatatgagaagaccactttagtttattatgtttttgttttcaaacattcatacagaaaaaaagaaggaaaaaacaataaaaataaagtttcatttatgtaattaaaagtaaaaataaaaataaaaataaaaatagaaatattttctcaaagtaAACATGCCCTTATGTTGCCAGGCCAGAATTAAAATCTAAGGACAAGTAATTACAGTGTGAATTTCATACATCTTGCAAAGCAGGAAGGCAAGACCAGTCAGTATTAGTACCTTGGACTGTAGAAAACATGAAACTTGCTTTTGGTGGATATTGCATTTGCCACAGAAGAAAGGACATTGGGATAGCAGTTCTGGCTTCCAATAACTGATTCAGGAAGATCATTTCTAGGTCTAACAGCTCTTCTGATTCCCAATCTCAGTTCACCATTTTCACCCCTACGAAGTCATTAATATTTCAGTAAGGATCCGAAAGGTACTATAATGATAGATAGACCCTTCTTTCTCTGAAACTGGGTAGTGAGAATCTCAAGTTTGATTTAATTGGCTTCCAAAAGATTATTATTACTCATATTTCATGCTTTCAAAGTTTGGTAAGACTTAAATTCTTGATTCTCAAGAAAAATAAAGGCCATCTGTTTTGACTTTATGAGGTATGTTTTTGCAAGTACATATTTTCTTCCAACTCCCTTTTTGGCACTGTACGGTCTCCAAGACAATGAAGTTCatcaatattaataattacAGCATTTAAAAACTACTACTTAATATTGATaatacaacataaaaaaaactattaattatcCAAATTAATAACATCCATGTTTTTTGTTTGGTATTTGGATTGATAATTAACTTTCTACTAAATTATTGGAAGACCATCATTAACAATTAGTAATTGTAGGTGAGATTAATCCACGTTTAGGAGCTTGAGAGGTTGCTCCTTCAAGTCAATAATATAAGAATTAATGTCAATTAAAACGTCCAGTTCAACACACACGTATACACGAAGGATTCTTAGGCACAGCAAGAGATTTTAAGCTACAAAATATGTGTTAAAAACATTGTTAAAATAGCAGACAATCATGAATCACATAGCTGAGGTGATAGAGAtatatacaaaaagaaaaaacatgctTCGAGAGTGGCCAAATTTTTCTCCGTATATAAACACACTTAAGCTAAAACACACTTGATACTGTAGATATATATACCTTAGGAAGAGCACTGCATCACCGGAGACAAGATTCTTTTGACTGACAAAAATGCTCCATCCAGTAGTGAGTAGATGCCGCCTTGGCTGACCTGACATGTTACCACATCGATTTTGTGTACCAATTAGTGTCTGTTTAGATTagatttttagtaaaattgatATTGAACACTTGGACATGATTTAGAGTTGTAGCCGGAGATTTTATATTCGAATGTTGTACAGTGTAATAATTTGATTCTCAATGTAAACCAAATGGGGCCTTGGTCAATATATgaagtcacacacacacacacatactcaCACCTCAcacttaatttttctaattacaTTACCTCTGTAAATGTGACGAAATTTCCACTCCACATCATGCAGGTCTTTGGCAACAAGCTCTTGTGATGGCCTCTGCTGCTTATAATCCTGTAGTAGTGTCAAAGTAAAAGGAATAGCTCAGCAATTTAAGCAAGGctagaaaatcaaattatagtcctgtttgaataaacttcttaagcacttatagaagaaaaaaaactaaaaagacaaTGAGTTAAATTTCtctcataagttaaaatcaacttatgcacatTATCTTTTAAAGAATCTCTCTTTTCTAACTTTTCCAAAAGCTGAGGTGCATAAGTTGATTCTAACTTGTGGAATtcacttttcatttttcttctttataagTGTTTATAGTTAATATTATGCTCTGTGAAAGATGTCGCACCAAAGGAGGAAAACAGTCTTCAGCAGCTCGGCGAGGAACAGAAAAGCCCCCATGTGTGCTGGTATCAGAGGCAGTTAGTGTTTTGCAGAACATGTGAGGGGTTGATTTAGTTGGTGATCTATCATCCCCCTCCTCTTCTGCTCCCAATTCCTCAAGTTCTTTGCCCTCTAAATACATCCCTTCCaactgaaaagaaaagaattcaGTGTGTTCAGAATTACTTAATGTAATGCAGCTAAGGAACATTTGGTACATCATTTAACATTTTAAGCTCATAAAAACAAACATTCCTTGTTCTAATTAAACAATGAAAAGAAGCTctcaaaaattgattatttagtTGGAAGGGACATAATTAGGGACACACCAAAACATAAATAACTTTCAAATGAAAAACCAACCTCAGCTTGAGGAAGCAAAGTAACTTGTGTATAAACCTCATCATTCTCCTTGTTGGCCTGTTCCAGGAAGTGACAATTTAGTAAAACCAAGTGAACAATAGAGCCAATGCAATGGGGCAAGGAAATGGCGACATGTCAAATGAAATTGAGTAAACCACAACTGAATCTAAGA
The nucleotide sequence above comes from Glycine soja cultivar W05 chromosome 11, ASM419377v2, whole genome shotgun sequence. Encoded proteins:
- the LOC114377429 gene encoding auxin response factor 4-like isoform X1; translated protein: MEIDLNHEVTEVEKNAFCDRECEKGVGVTCWSSSTCSSSTSSSSALVSSSYLELWHACAGPLTSLPKKGNVVVYFPQGHLEQVASFSPFTPLEIPTYDLQPQIFCRVVNVQLLANKENDEVYTQVTLLPQAELEGMYLEGKELEELGAEEEGDDRSPTKSTPHMFCKTLTASDTSTHGGFSVPRRAAEDCFPPLDYKQQRPSQELVAKDLHDVEWKFRHIYRGQPRRHLLTTGWSIFVSQKNLVSGDAVLFLRGENGELRLGIRRAVRPRNDLPESVIGSQNCYPNVLSSVANAISTKSKFHVFYSPRASQADFVVPYQKYVKSIKNPVSIGTRFKMRFEMDESQERRCCSGMLIGTSDLDPYRWPKSKWRCLMVRWDEDIETNHKDRVSPWEIDPSAPLPPLSIQSSPRLKKLRTGLQVASPSHLITAARGRGLIDFEESVRSPKVLQGQENAGFGSLYYGCDTVTKPPGFEMSSQSHPNLGSAEVRKITSSELSSVHPFSYAGFVETNRFPRVLQGQEICPLKSLTGKVDMNLGAWGMPNLSCTTFNLHQATKPSFQLSLFPYGDIHQASQASLFCSKSTTFQRENVPFNKPSTQAGIIVNEVGRSDLPNDHKLQGNNISAAGNMGVSIDNNVQGKVNACKLFGFSLSGETTTQNLQNSAKRSCTKVHKQGSLVGRAIDLSRLSGYNDLLSELERLFSMEGLLKDPDKGWKILYTDSENDIMVVGDDPWHEFCDVVSKIHIYTQEEVEKMTIEMISDDTHSCLEEAPVIMEASKSSSVGQPDYSPTAVRV
- the LOC114377429 gene encoding auxin response factor 4-like isoform X2; this translates as MEIDLNHEVTEVEKNAFCDRECEKGVGVTCWSSSTCSSSTSSSSALVSSSYLELWHACAGPLTSLPKKGNVVVYFPQGHLEQVASFSPFTPLEIPTYDLQPQIFCRVVNVQLLANKENDEVYTQVTLLPQAELEGMYLEGKELEELGAEEEGDDRSPTKSTPHMFCKTLTASDTSTHGGFSVPRRAAEDCFPPLDYKQQRPSQELVAKDLHDVEWKFRHIYRGQPRRHLLTTGWSIFVSQKNLVSGDAVLFLRGENGELRLGIRRAVRPRNDLPESVIGSQNCYPNVLSSVANAISTKSKFHVFYSPRASQADFVVPYQKYVKSIKNPVSIGTRFKMRFEMDESQERRCCSGMLIGTSDLDPYRWPKSKWRCLMVRWDEDIETNHKDRVSPWEIDPSAPLPPLSIQSSPRLKKLRTGLQVASPSHLITARGRGLIDFEESVRSPKVLQGQENAGFGSLYYGCDTVTKPPGFEMSSQSHPNLGSAEVRKITSSELSSVHPFSYAGFVETNRFPRVLQGQEICPLKSLTGKVDMNLGAWGMPNLSCTTFNLHQATKPSFQLSLFPYGDIHQASQASLFCSKSTTFQRENVPFNKPSTQAGIIVNEVGRSDLPNDHKLQGNNISAAGNMGVSIDNNVQGKVNACKLFGFSLSGETTTQNLQNSAKRSCTKVHKQGSLVGRAIDLSRLSGYNDLLSELERLFSMEGLLKDPDKGWKILYTDSENDIMVVGDDPWHEFCDVVSKIHIYTQEEVEKMTIEMISDDTHSCLEEAPVIMEASKSSSVGQPDYSPTAVRV